Within Anopheles ziemanni chromosome 2, idAnoZiCoDA_A2_x.2, whole genome shotgun sequence, the genomic segment gtcaatgttgctaccgataacggcaaagttaaacttaacaagcccaaagtgtttcctaacgatgccaaacaaaaaccgtgcgcgtgcaattgactgcctactaccaacaaaaaacagcttgataccgacgaattggccctgaaaacagtgtatagCAAActacaccattgagtcgcttATGAGAAACAAGGAACGGAACATCCATGACATCTGTGGTGTCATTGTAGAAAATGGAATATAAATATTTCTAAAATGTGATGTTTAGTAACGGTTAACgtttaaagaaatattttatttttgcttttggatagataaatttatttttctccgatcCACCTGGGCCAATATTTTGTGTCGATTTACCTCGTTagtaaacaaaaacccccTTTCTAGGCGATCAAATTGTTTCATCCGTCAGACATTAGTTTTTAGAGGACGCatgatttacataattttaGGACAGAATACTGTTGTATACATACATCCTTATACATCTATTTATTTAGGAGTCCTTGTGAATAAATAGAACATTTTCTagtaagttttgttttctttctgtttgcGTATGCCATTAtcatttctttgtttgtttcacttcagATTATTTAGGGAATATCGTTTCAGATTCCGGAATCGAATGAAACGAGCCGAACGTCAACAGAACATTAAACAGAACTAACGTTGAAATTTAGTCATTTCTCCATCATCACACGactccaccaccatcagcaccgCGCAATGATGATCAGAACGCGCCTTTCGCGTCTCCCGGTGTATAGAACATACCAGTTACTGAACAACTTGAACTAACATACCAACAAACtaacatacaaaacaaaacactaaaGAGTCAATTCCAAAATATTCTGTCACAGTGACAGCGTTACCTAGCAGGAATCATCCGTGTTGTAGATATAGAGCGTACAAGGGACGTGGGCATATTAGAGCGtcaaaaggcaagaaaaactGTATCTTTCAAACCCGGTGAATCCCATAAATACACCGAGAATGGGCTTCATGGGATGCAGATTGCGGATGCGGAAGGATGCAGAGGCAGttttcatttgcataaaaatattatatacataacaaacacacacacccatataTATATACAAACATACTCATAGGTAGTTACTAGCTAATAGCCACCATAAGCCTAGTCACTTACAAAACGTTACATCTTTTTGCTCGAGTAGTAAAATTTGAACCACACACTCTTCAAGTGGATAGTGTACATAAGTGCCCGGTGGAAAAAGGTGAGGGACACGCGGGCGAGGAGAGAGATGgcgcgaaggaaaacaaaaacccgcaacgcgaaacaaaccaaatcaGTAGCCGAACTGACAGTAATATCTACTGCATTCTCGTAGTACCCACGCCTAGTGTGGCAGTAGTGGATTTCACTTATTTACTCATCACATACGAATAGCGGCATGAAGGAGGCATCATTTCTTCATCAATGCAAGAAAAGCCAAACGGTGAGCGATCCACTTCCAGCGTGGAAAATACATAACGCCTCCGGTAGAGAGAGAACGAGGAAGAAATAATCAGCGATGAATCGGAAGCACGCAAactcacagaaaaaaaagcgaagggttaaatggttaaaaaagaACTGTAAAAGACTGACATTATAAGCGCAAAAATGGCTAATTATTACCGAGTATAAATGCAAATCATCAAACAAACTAATGGGCGCAGCGTGTATCAAACAAACTCGCGCGCCGACGGGCTGAGATTGAGCTGAAAGGCGAACGAAAACATCTCACTCACAAACACTTaggcacacatacacgtacacatacacacaaatcaACACATCATAAAGTTGCGTTCCAGCCGGGAAAGTGAGGAAAGAAAGCAAGTATAAGGAGTCAGGCTTTGCTGGAAGAACATTCTTCTGGTATGTTGTTTGTAAATAGAGGTACATTTATTTcgcaaccaaaaacaaaacgaccacAGCGAGGAACGTTCACTGTGCAAAGTGTTGTGGAACGCGTTCGCGAAGCAAAAAAGGGAATATTCCGATGAAGCTGGTTCCAAAATTTAagtgtaaaatttaatttgaacatttcGCTAATGGTTAGAGACGAGCACGAAGGAGGAAATCGTAAACACCACCCATTCCCGGTTCGAAGCGATTGCTCATCCTCGGGACTTGGTGGACTGGTGTCCCACGATCCTCCCCAGTAAGGGTTCGCTAAGAAACCTAAGAGTCGTCACCGCTGGGCGGTGAGAAAGTAAGTGAAGTATGTGTAAAAAGTACAAAAACTCAATCGTAACATAACGCAGCACACAGTTACAGTTCAGCATAAACGGCGGTTAGGGCGAGACAACAAGGGAGAAAGCTGCTTGCACCGTCTAGGGGTAGAAATAGGGACGTAGGGAATATTTAAAGCTTCCGTTTACAATAATATAATAAGTCGCCCTAACCGGACCGCGGTTCCGTCGCTGCCAAGCCTCGTGTACAGTGCACAAAGCAGTGAGGTTGTAGAACAGACGTAGAATCTGCTTTTTCCCAGTCATTCTTAAACGGCTACGAGAGTTAAGTAAACCGAGAAATTACCATTTTCTCCTAAATGGACAAAAGGAGCGGAggagcaaaaaaacacacacacagttctTCCGGGCAACGGAAGTGAGGCGTCCGCTCCCTTGAACGGGCCCCTTTTCGGGCTCTCCTTTCTCTGGCCGGTAAGGTCGTACACGAGTGccgaacaaaaagaaagaatttATTTGATACAGGTTTagtgaaagagaaaacaaaaactttattgcaaacgatttattttcgttcaCTGGAAGCATTCATTCGAAGTTGTTTCGCTTTGCTGAAAATAGCAGTTCGGGTGTatctgttttcgtttttgccttAAAAATCTACTGTACATACGTAATATTGATATTAATCCTATCCAAATTCCTTTCCCACGCCTCTGTTTGCCAGGTgcaaaatggggaaaacttttgaacCTACCTTCCTTACTAAGTTGTTTCATTCGAGAGGAGCTAAATCTACGTAAATTACACCCGCTACCAATTTTATAATATTGTTACTATTTTGTCCCACTCTACTATTAAAGGGAAAGCGTTTTGGGGATGGTTTAGTTTCGAGTGCCGCTTTGTGTGAttgcaatttaaattgtttgcttaagagaaaaaaaatgcagctaacaaaaaaaaaacaaaaaatacttgATAGTAATAGTGGTTGAGCGTTTGCGATTATGATAGTTTTGTATAGTTTGTAATGGAAAATTTTCTTCGTTTGAAAATCTTGTTCAAGATTGGACCGAGTTGTGGTAAAGTCAGCCCGAATGGAGATGTTGGCGTGGAGAGAGTGTTGAGTCCCCAGGCGAGAAGATCACTTCGATATACGCAGAGTAACTTACTTAACTCATATATTCATATACATAGAAAAATTATCTAACTTAAGTAGGACGAGGGCTTGACTCAACCTTTCCGTCGCATGGTGCAAGTGTTCGTTTCCGGTGTTCAGATCGTGCTGGTGCGTGTGTCTGAAATAACATTTCACTTGGCATTTTGAGCTTAAACGTTGCTGAGTGCAGCGTAAattatgtttctgtttttttagaaCTTAACTCCCGGTTATTATATCgactttttaaaacatgctCTAAAAAGAGCATGCagtgaaaaaaacaatagtaaactggcattttttttctaaaatccATCATCCAACTTGATGAGGGTCTCTTAGACGAAACAAACTAAGATACACTTCATATAAAATCTCGTAAATGGAGGAGTAGTATTATTAATTTTGTGATAAAAAAAGTATATCACCTAAAGAGgccagtttattttttgtagacAGAACAGTTCTACTCAATAATAGTTATGATGGTGTTGCGAAATTACCGATAATTTGAAATCAGgtgttgaaaacgaaaattcaATGGAAACGAAATTTTTCATAAGAACCAAATGCTTGAAAGAGTACTAAAACATAACATTTTCGGGTATCGACTCTTTTCGCGATTTCGATCACCAAGAACACTAAACTTCTGTCTGAAGACCTTTTTCGAGCAAGCTTTTCCACATCCAACATGCACCAGGACCGGAAATGTTGACTTTCGGCCGAAGAATACATACAAACtagaaacgaaaggaaaacgaacacAGACAAAAAGCtggcgagaaagaaaaaaaggaatataaAAATCTATTTACTACAAATTGCTACCGATTACTACTTAAAACTGCTactaatattattattaaactACTATTTGAATAGTAATCATTATTGCCACTGCTAAACAACACTAGAACAGGGAAAACTTACCGTACGTACCGCGGGTAGCATACGGGAGACAGACGGGGGACACGAAGTAGAACCGACTTTTAGGGAAGCTCATGTTAAATCGCTACTACATTATTTAGCCATTTTATTTGACTGTTTCCGTTTTCTACCTTCATCATCTCCAGGATGGGAGTGTAAAAAAAGACAGTCcactgtaaaaataaaattatcgcCAGCTACGGTTCTCCGCGTACGTAGAAAGTTTATCAGTAGGTATCAGGGCAGCGGGTATATTACCGAGTTTTAGCAAACGTAGCCATTTTCCCTTTATATGCCGTAGCGTAAAGATGCAAAACTTGGTCCGGATAGAAAGGTCCTTTCCAGGAAAGAGGTAAAGGAGGAACTATACTTCGAATTTCAAGCCATTTCCAGTGCGCcaacttttccttcttccgaaATTCCAATCAAAGTGCAACTAGTTGGATTCCTTCAGCACGTGGTACCCCTCGGAATAATTGCAATGATGCAAAACCGGTTGGTTTATCTAGTTTTCATGAGCTTTGTATCCAACGTACACGTAGAACGgaaaagctgttttttgcgGGAAAACAGTAAAGGCCAATGGGAAAAGATTGACCAGGTAAAGATCACGTAATTCGGTGCGTTGATTTAAGCACTTTCACCCGAGCACAAACATGCACATGCATCCGTTTTTCTCAAGGTGGGACGAAAAACGAAGCACCGCgaggaaaagtaaaatggaCGCCGCGAGTACGAGAGCTGCACGAAAGGTTACGAGCAAAATGCtaacaatttaaaatcacCCTCTCCAGTAGTAGTGTTATTGATCTTTAGGTAAGTTGAAACGATAGAGAAGGGAAGCAAGAGGAAGGCGACGTGAGGTGAACAAGCTTaattaatatttgaaaataaatacacacacacacacatccacccACACTGACACATCTCCCCACTTACACCAAACCACCATCACATTTATCCACAGTACCCGCAACACAATTCCAAATAGAGAGCGATTAAATAATGAAAAGTCTTATATATATACATTATCTTAGCATTTGACTAATGGTTACGAGACCAAgaacagaacaaaataaaaaaacaaattaagttTTCGCTTTTTGCTTGTAACAGTTAAGGAACGTAGTAATCGAAGCGGTACGAAAGTGGGCAATTGGACGGAAAAAGCTGGCAGGTGAACAAGATAAACGAGTTGCTTGGATTTTTCGGCGcgaacaaaaagcaaaatctGAGCAATTGAAGAAGCCGAGTAAAGCAACAAAAAGCACGAGAGGAAGCTTTTGAACTGTGATGGCCTTAATGGGCATTCGCTTATTCCTCCGGCGGGGGTTGGGTTTAAGAAATCCGACGTACAAAACACGAAAACTCAAGagaagcgaagaaaagcgTGCTGACAAGAGAAAATAGTTAAACCAACACAGAGTAAAAACCAAACGATACACAAACAGTTGTTGACGctgatgcaaaacaaaaccttaaacaagagaacaaaaatcattcccaGACACGTGAACACATGTCACTTtgaaaaggtaaaataaaaagggaagagaaagaagaaaataaacaatcgtACATACGTAATGGTGTATAAAGTGACAAGTTACGTGAAAAGCAAAGATATGCAAAAGGAAAGCGGAGTACCAAGCAAACAGaataaaacctgtaacaaaccgacaaacagaaaaaggaaatataaGAAATGACCTCAAAGTCACTTTCAAAGCTCACTACTATTCGCTCGAGGGACATAATCGGAAAGGTCCGCACTCCCagctacatacacacacagacacaccgtGCTAAATAAACTTCTCTATACGAAATCTTCGCTCGCGTCAGCAAACAAACTCCCGAAAACGAGACTTGGGATGAAGTAAAAATTCATGCGTCGAACGCCAGCATACTGGCACCGGAACGAAGCTAACTCTTTAAACGATTCTAAACCATATTAGAGATGTCGGACGGTATCTATACGTCGGCAGGCTGTACAGCTGATACGTACCACGTACTATACATACATAAATagagcatcatcatcaccatcttcgaacgttcgtttcttttttcgcctACGATAAGCGTTAAGGAACAGGTCACTACTCGAAACGAAACGTCGCACGTCTTAACAATTTACAGCCGCTACCGGAAGGTACTAAGGACACTCATACATACCTACATACATATACACAAACATACGCGTAATCAGCAGGATCGTTAGCATTAGCATAACGGGCAAGCGCGCCAGTGAAGTGTGTGCCATGCCGATGCTGCTTTGAAACAGTTTGTTCATTAGCAgagttcattttgttttccacattgCTTACGATCGGTTCGATCTCGAACCGACGGTTAGCCATTTGCCAGAAAGCTATAAAGTTACGGTTTAAGTctttataaatattattagAAGAAAGATTTTTAATTGAACGTTTGCCAGGCATACAGTAGGAGAGACGAAAACAGAATCGCGATCACGAAGGGTACGACTAACGGAAACCGTTCTCCCAAGCGGCAAAATAAGGAATTTGCAGCAGGACAGCATCAACTACAGTAAAtacgcacactcacacaaaaccaaaaaagggCCGCTTTCTTACAGGCACACAGCACACCTTTCACCGCAACGGAGGACAGAGCGCGGAAACGTGAAAAAACAGCTCAAACATGGCGACGGTAAATTGTGCTTGGAGGGTAGATGGAAAACCCTCTCGGagcggaaaaacgaaaccgtgGCAAACCAGTGATCAGGGGGGTATGCGAGTGAGGCGAACTAGCGGTAATTGAagtgagaaaaagaagaaaaaaaggagaggaaaatgatggagaaaaattgaagagaacaaaacacaaactacAGACGAACAGACAAGATATCGCTACAAGGCAAACAAGCAAActagaaaaatgtaaacatctttgaaaattagaaataaaaagagaagagaaatgacaaaaaatattaaatttagcAAGCTTTTgggaatttatttaattttgttttattttatgaaagaAGACAAGCGAAAtttcgagaaaaaataataaaacaataaacgcAAGGATTTCCAGGATGACAACTGGTACATCCCTGCGgtggaaatatttcaatagaAACATTTCAACCATGCTTTTAAAGCTTTTCATGCTAAAGGAAACAGTAACGGAGAAGTTTTGCACGTAGTTTAAACTATTTACGTATGAACAATTGTTCATTGCattcttatttttttacattttttcaaatcatGAAAATGTCCATAAAGTGGAAaagggttgggttttttttgtactttaTCGGAtgactattttattttcttgtctattttatttcattaggAATCAATGATTTCTAAGCCCGtcattgtttttcttggacATTGCTTTAGTTTTGGAGCTCCTTTCAGACAAATTAGAATCattagaaaaaggaaacataataattgaaacgaaaattcgggtgtttaattcaatttttgttctgttttaaaCTAATAAtagaatgtttttgtttttactgttttatttattattcgtAAATTGTGTATGGTTTTTGGAAATTCATTTTTACTCCCAAGGTATAGATACTATAGTACCATATATGCTTGGGATTAAGTTAAAATCAATCAGCTTTTAGTGCTTTAATGCTAACTGAATCaacataaaatgtaattttgcttcatttgaaGTTCTAAAgtttgaaggagaaaaaattGGCTTCAACCATGCTTCAATGTTATTAAACTTGTTTTGATcacaaatttaatatttttatagtcCCTATCATCATAATCTTCACCAGCATTAGTTTGATTGCCAAGTTTAAGGTTATGTGCTTTGTTTCAATTGTATAGTTTTTACGCCAACTCAAAGTATGAAACAATTTATCGAAAATTTCTTTCTTAACACCTTTAATAAGTAAGCAATCCGAactaaataaacaatatttaacaGTGCTATAATTTTTCCAGAAGCCAGTTTTTATTCCATGTCGGTGTGTTAAAGGggttattatttgttttctttaaccCGCTTGTTTTCCGTAGAGCCCCAAACGGTGCATTTCACTGTACAATGGAAACATCCAATGCACCAACACCGACGTCCGAGTGATGATATGTTTAACAGCAGATGCTTAACGATAATTAGGAGGTTATTGATACAGTTCCATGATGTTGCCagagagtgtgtttgtgtgcgtgggtGTGATGCCGTGTATTGTTCCTTCCATTCCCAGGGCGGCTAGCAGAGGCGGCAGACGAGATCGTTGTGCAGACGAAGAAGGGCTGCTTCGTTCGCGGCTGTCTTCAGAGCTTGTTCTTCTAACGGCCATCCTACTGAAAACCGGAAGAGCACAACGTACGAGTGTGTTTTCAAAATGACCGTTTGATGCCGGCGCGTGACTCACCTTTTTTCCACGCAGCCCCATAAACCCGTTGGGTACGCGCTTGAACGGGGCCGGGTTCATGGCCCCAAACGTCGGCTCGAGGATGAGAAAGTTCGGATATTCCTTCGCCTGGCGGGCCAAACTCTGCCGAACAGAAGATGGAGGTTCCACATTGAAGCAACAGCGGGCGATctctatgtttttgtttttttttggggaaaaacttaccaggtcatCCATACTCCATTGCTCATCCAGCGACGTGTCGAAGCTCTTCTTACCACGCATTCCTAACGATGGGGAAAGAGAACCAACCCGCAGGggtattaaaaatgtttaaaagccGTTTAGTTCAAAGCTTTTCTTACCGATAAATCCCGAAGGGGCCCGTTTGCCATCCCTGTACGACTTCGGGTCGGCCTGAAGCGCCTGGTTGTTCCAGCTGAACAGTGAGAGTGACTTCTTGCCGCGCATTCCTAGTCGGAaaggggggaagggaaaacagaACCGATAATACCGGAAGCCGCCATATTTTCGGTCGCTTTCAAACGTACCGTTAAAGCCGGAAGGAATCCTTCGTCCTCGCATGCCGGTGAAGCCGGTCGGGGCTCGCTTCGGAAGCTGCCGCTCACCGCCGTATCCAAACAATCCACCATCGTGCAAGCCCAGTGTCTTTAAAGGAGGGGTTCGAAAGCAAAGATTACTTCTAAAGAATCTTTTCTTCCGATGGAAGCAACCTTACCCAATCGCCGGAAGTCCTGCCAATATCGTACGAATCGTCCCTGCTGTTGCCCTTGGCATTGTGCAGCTCCATAACCTCACTTTCCACTGCCAAAGCCGCCCTAAAATCGCGATAAAAATGCACCCCAAAACCCCATTAGAAGGTGGACCCCAGATGCATTCAAATGCAACGCAAAACCAAATGGATTAATTTAACAATCAATCCAGTGGCGCATAATTAGTGCCCCTTTCCCTGCTCCACTCACCTCAGTGCGTCCAGCAGTTCCGGGCTGGGATGCAACCGCCACGGCCGGTACGGCCCGTCCCCACCCTTCTCGTGCCCGCCCACCGtggacgatggaggcgccaggTCATTTTCATCGAGCCTCATATAATTGCGTgtgtcgtcgtcatcatccgGAGCAGCATCATTGCCGATTTCCTGAaggagagggggagggaaaggggggggggggggaagaatCGGATCGGATTGCAATTAATGCAATTAAAAAGTGCAACCCGATTAATGCTACCTACCGGCGTTTGGGCGGGAGATTCGGGAACGCCACCGGACGCCGACACGCACACATGCAGCAGACCGAAGGAAAGCACCAGCGTCAACATGTATCGCTTCattctctttcttttattcGGTGTCGGTTAGTCGCGGGAACACTCgtttttgttgtgtgtgtggtgcTTATCTGTTTGATGCTGTTTTGCATACAATAAAACATGGAAGaggaaagcaataaaacatcaaatttTTATGCACCTGCCATCGTAGGCGAATTAAGCGGGGGCATAATTATCACAATTGAAATCAGATCCTCAAGCAATACTATCATTAACGGGTGTGTCTCTTTGATTTCTTTATTGCCTGTCCATTGTGTGGCCCACTTTTTTTGCGCGGGGGAATTTCGGCAGCCGAATACGTTTCGCTTTGGTTAACTCTACGATGGAATTCAACACGTTGCCGAGCACGGGGCCTTGTTTATGGATGTCAAATTGGTTACGTGCCGAACGTGGTGATTACTTTCCGACACGACTCCGATGTATtggcgtgttttattttcggattgcatttgtttttgtttcatcttttttaatgtatttttactagttttggtttttccagcTTCCTAGTGAGAAAGAACTTGGTTTTCCAgattttctggttttttttaatgcgaATAAGCGAAACGCTGGAGTAAAGGAGTAAGCAGTGTATAATAACTTAACTAAACCTTAATTACCTCGTAAATTAGAGATTTTTACTCGAAAAACCTAAAATGAAGAGTTTTGTTCATATTTTAATTgccatgttttaaaaatacatgttTTAACAGTTCGATCAACTAATCTAATCTAATGATCTTTAGCTTTTCAACAGTACGGAATGTTTTGTTAGAATCCATAAGGTTAAAACTACGGCAAACGCCAAGTTTAATGGGCTTTATTgaactgattttatttttttacgattTCGTATGCGAGGGTGAATTTATTGATTCACTTGTCTTAACAAGTTATTCAGTGATGCCAGCGAACtaagaaatgtttttaaatgttgaatATTCTATTCTTACTGTATTTATTGGATTAATACTTAATACCTCaacacaatttaaatattatcaACCACGGAGAAAGTATTTGTGGAAAACTTTGTATTATGAAGAAAAGATCACGGTTCCGTTCTACACTGGTCTTTTTAAAATCTGCAgttttaggaaaaaaatacaaccctGATAAGTTACATTATAACCCCAATACCTACATACAACACCACTATGTGTATTTACagtcaataaataaacaaacaaagatgATATGTTACTTTTGAGCTGCGATAGTACATTATAGTACAGCGGAATAAATTGGcctgtaattgaaatttttgtttcagaaaaatattcaaatcgaGAAGGTTTCAGTATCTTCTTCCGATTCCCGCTTACCGATTGATAATAATCTCATCACACCAAAGTTTCACTTGGGTCGAACGAGTACCCTTTAGGTTTTCCTCCTACCACATTAGCACCTGCAAAGAACGCCCTGACAAACGATTTTCCTTGGCCACATGACAAGCTACGGCAACGACGTAAAACTTCGacaacaaattgaaacaatcTTCACCATCGATGGCATCAAGTACCCTTGTCACACCACGCAGCTAATGAAGAGTAATAGCTGCTGTTTAGCATCGTTaattggtttatgttttgcgtcGAAAGGGTTTTCCCTGTGCGAAACAAGCCTCACTCTGGCTCGATCCACCACGAGCAGCACTTATGGTCGGCTGCCGGAGCCGATTTGTTAAGGAAAACGTAATGGCAATGGATGATCAATAGCTTTTTCTTCCAGCGGAGCGGCCTCCATCGTGTAGGTAGTTAGAAAAGCAAGTAATAGAATTACACAGAGATGGTCGGTTAGAAAAATGTCTTTATCAGGTTT encodes:
- the LOC131293530 gene encoding tachykinins-like, producing MKRYMLTLVLSFGLLHVCVSASGGVPESPAQTPEIGNDAAPDDDDDTRNYMRLDENDLAPPSSTVGGHEKGGDGPYRPWRLHPSPELLDALRAALAVESEVMELHNAKGNSRDDSYDIGRTSFGYGGERQLPKRAPTGFTGMRGRRIPSGFNGMRGKKSLSLFSWNNQALQADPKSYRDGKRAPSGFIGMRGKKSFDTSLDEQWSMDDLSLARQAKEYPNFLILEPTFGAMNPAPFKRVPNGFMGLRGKKLNLSPSAREFV